A portion of the Pectobacterium brasiliense genome contains these proteins:
- the hspQ gene encoding heat shock protein HspQ produces MIICKFGIGQQIRHRQLGFPGVVIDIDPEYSLDTPTWEEISGNDTPRSEPWYHVVMEDDEGQPIHTYLAEAQLMKEELSEHEHPSLNELAEVIQRRAPQLRH; encoded by the coding sequence ATGATCATCTGTAAATTTGGCATCGGACAACAGATTCGTCATAGACAACTGGGATTTCCAGGGGTTGTGATTGATATCGATCCCGAATACTCATTAGACACGCCCACCTGGGAAGAAATTAGCGGCAATGACACGCCGCGGTCCGAACCGTGGTACCACGTTGTGATGGAAGATGACGAAGGCCAACCGATTCATACTTATCTGGCAGAAGCACAGCTGATGAAGGAAGAGCTTTCTGAGCATGAGCATCCTTCGCTAAACGAATTAGCCGAGGTCATTCAACGCCGCGCGCCACAGCTGCGCCATTAG
- a CDS encoding CoA-binding protein: protein MNDKEIESVLKTVKTIALVGASDNPSRPSYGVMAYLLKQGYDVIPVSPKLAGQTLLGQKAYASLEDIPKPVDMVDVFRQPEAAYEIAKEAIAIGATVLWLQIGVINEQAAILAHDAGLIVVMDRCPKIEIPRLGLEK from the coding sequence ATGAATGACAAAGAGATTGAGTCTGTACTGAAAACGGTAAAAACCATTGCGCTAGTGGGTGCCAGCGATAATCCATCCCGCCCGAGTTATGGTGTGATGGCGTATTTGCTTAAGCAGGGCTACGACGTTATCCCCGTTAGCCCCAAACTGGCCGGCCAGACACTTTTAGGTCAAAAAGCGTATGCCAGCTTAGAGGATATTCCTAAACCGGTTGATATGGTGGATGTTTTTCGCCAGCCGGAAGCGGCCTATGAGATTGCCAAAGAGGCTATCGCCATCGGCGCTACCGTTCTGTGGCTACAGATTGGCGTCATTAACGAGCAAGCCGCAATTTTGGCTCACGATGCTGGGCTGATAGTCGTAATGGATCGCTGTCCGAAAATTGAAATCCCGCGGCTGGGGTTGGAGAAATAA
- a CDS encoding DUF2057 family protein: MKFGFITVCLVIAGLSTSAMAATTLKLDQKIDLLMVDGQKMSGSLLKGADSLELGSGQHQILFKVVDTVDAQTGAPATYFPATFIATFNTEKVASVSFKLPPLQTPQDRKNFTAQPQYQLLDEKNQAIPVRTDALVIADNELLDIERKMSEYNAAANGASVAGFATTLNESVSW, from the coding sequence ATGAAATTCGGCTTCATCACTGTCTGCCTTGTTATTGCAGGTTTAAGTACCTCTGCAATGGCGGCAACAACGTTGAAATTAGATCAGAAAATCGATCTCCTTATGGTTGACGGGCAAAAGATGTCAGGCTCGTTGCTGAAAGGTGCCGATAGCCTCGAACTTGGCAGTGGGCAACACCAGATTCTGTTCAAAGTCGTCGATACTGTCGATGCCCAGACCGGTGCGCCAGCGACCTATTTCCCTGCAACCTTTATTGCGACCTTTAACACGGAAAAAGTGGCATCGGTGTCATTTAAGCTACCGCCGCTGCAAACCCCTCAGGATCGCAAAAACTTTACCGCCCAGCCTCAATATCAATTGCTTGATGAAAAAAATCAGGCGATCCCCGTGCGTACTGATGCGCTTGTGATCGCAGACAATGAGCTACTCGATATAGAGCGAAAAATGTCAGAGTACAACGCAGCGGCGAACGGGGCTTCGGTTGCTGGCTTTGCTACCACACTGAATGAATCTGTAAGCTGGTGA
- a CDS encoding methylglyoxal synthase, producing MEFTTRTIPAQKHIALVAHDHCKQSLLDWVGTNKQQLTEHTLYATGTTGNLIQLNTGLPVKSMLSGPMGGDQQVGALISEGKIDLMIFFWDPLNAVPHDPDVKALLRLATVWNIPVATNRATADFLINSALFKEPVQIAIPDYQRYLQDRLK from the coding sequence ATGGAGTTCACCACCCGTACCATCCCCGCGCAAAAACATATCGCGCTGGTCGCACACGACCACTGTAAGCAATCTTTGCTAGATTGGGTTGGTACGAATAAACAACAGCTCACAGAGCACACGCTTTACGCTACCGGAACCACCGGCAACCTGATTCAGTTGAACACGGGTCTGCCCGTAAAAAGCATGCTAAGTGGACCGATGGGGGGTGACCAGCAGGTTGGCGCACTCATATCCGAAGGGAAAATCGATTTAATGATCTTCTTTTGGGATCCACTTAACGCCGTACCACACGATCCCGATGTGAAGGCGCTGCTGAGACTGGCTACAGTTTGGAACATTCCTGTTGCTACCAACCGGGCAACGGCAGATTTCCTGATTAACTCAGCGCTATTTAAAGAACCCGTTCAAATCGCCATTCCTGATTATCAGCGCTACTTGCAAGATCGTCTGAAATAA
- the helD gene encoding DNA helicase IV, with amino-acid sequence MELKSTSLGKHLAQHPYNRVRLLNAGVEVSGDKHQYLIPFNQLLSIHCKRGLVWGELEFELPAGKVVRLHGTEWQETQAFYRHLLKSWLDWSEEMSLISAEVLQRQTDTIHTLTQQDKWFSRQALATLQNAIRDSLGALPLPVSRLETFDNCRDNYQHCLRWLEQGDEMRTAVNQAWMDRTLTAEQPFFETVESSPLNMSQSKAVINGEEGVLVLAGAGSGKTSVLVARAAWLMHRQEATPDQILLLAFGRKAAEEMNDRIRERLHTDEIQAKTFHALALHIIQQASRKAPMISQLESDAKQRRELLISHWQQQCAEKKTQANGWRRWLTEELEWDVPEGDFWNDPKLAGRLAGRLERWLGLMRTHGGSQSDMVELAPESIRTEFQQRVRLMAPLLKAWKKALKDENAVDFSGLIHQAVNLLDKGRFVSPWKHILVDEFQDISPQRASLLAALRRQNSRTCLFAVGDDWQAIYRFSGAELALTTAFEQHFGVGEQCALDTTYRFNERIGEIANTFIQQNPYQLKKPLNSLSKGDKKAVTILPQEQLEPLLDKLSGFVKADERILVLARYHHLRPAILEKAATKWPNLHIDFMTVHASKGQQAEYVIIVGMHEGKDGFPAPARESVIETVLLPEPEDFPDAEERRLLYVALTRAKHRVWLLQDVANPSVFIEHLHRLGVPTQRKPG; translated from the coding sequence ATGGAACTGAAATCTACCTCGTTAGGTAAACATCTGGCCCAGCATCCCTACAATCGGGTGCGGTTACTGAATGCCGGTGTCGAAGTGAGTGGCGATAAACATCAATACCTGATCCCCTTTAATCAGTTGTTGAGTATTCATTGTAAAAGAGGGCTGGTGTGGGGAGAGTTGGAATTTGAATTGCCAGCCGGAAAAGTGGTGCGCCTGCACGGAACAGAGTGGCAGGAAACGCAGGCTTTTTACCGCCATCTTCTTAAATCCTGGCTCGACTGGAGTGAGGAGATGAGTCTGATCAGCGCTGAAGTTTTGCAGCGCCAAACGGACACTATTCACACGCTGACGCAGCAGGACAAATGGTTTAGCCGCCAGGCTCTGGCTACGCTGCAGAATGCTATTCGCGATTCGCTGGGGGCTTTGCCTCTGCCTGTTTCTCGTCTCGAAACTTTTGATAACTGCCGTGATAACTACCAGCATTGCTTACGCTGGCTTGAGCAGGGTGATGAGATGCGCACTGCGGTGAATCAGGCATGGATGGATCGCACGCTGACGGCAGAGCAGCCTTTCTTTGAAACGGTGGAGAGTTCGCCATTAAATATGTCGCAGAGTAAAGCGGTGATCAATGGCGAAGAGGGCGTGTTGGTATTGGCTGGGGCGGGCAGTGGAAAAACCTCCGTGCTGGTGGCCCGAGCGGCGTGGTTAATGCACCGACAAGAGGCCACACCCGATCAAATTTTGCTGCTGGCATTTGGTCGTAAAGCAGCAGAAGAGATGAACGATCGCATTCGGGAACGGCTTCATACGGATGAGATTCAGGCTAAGACGTTCCATGCGCTGGCATTGCACATTATTCAGCAGGCTAGCCGCAAGGCTCCGATGATCAGCCAGTTGGAAAGTGATGCGAAGCAGCGTCGCGAACTGCTGATTTCTCATTGGCAGCAGCAGTGTGCAGAGAAAAAAACGCAGGCTAACGGGTGGCGACGCTGGTTAACGGAAGAGCTGGAATGGGATGTGCCAGAAGGCGATTTCTGGAATGACCCGAAGCTGGCGGGGCGGCTGGCCGGGCGGCTTGAGCGCTGGCTGGGATTGATGCGTACGCATGGCGGCAGCCAGAGTGACATGGTTGAGCTGGCACCAGAATCCATTCGGACCGAATTTCAGCAGCGTGTTCGCTTAATGGCACCGCTGTTGAAAGCCTGGAAAAAAGCGCTTAAGGACGAGAACGCCGTCGACTTCTCTGGCCTCATCCATCAGGCTGTGAATTTGCTGGACAAAGGGCGCTTTGTCAGCCCTTGGAAGCACATTCTGGTGGATGAGTTTCAGGATATTTCGCCACAGCGTGCGAGCTTACTTGCGGCACTGCGTCGACAAAATAGCCGCACCTGTCTTTTTGCCGTCGGGGATGACTGGCAGGCAATTTACCGTTTTAGCGGTGCTGAGCTGGCGTTGACGACGGCATTTGAACAGCATTTTGGCGTAGGCGAGCAATGCGCGCTGGATACCACCTATCGCTTTAATGAACGCATTGGTGAAATTGCAAATACGTTCATACAGCAAAACCCGTATCAGTTGAAGAAACCGCTTAATAGCCTGAGTAAGGGAGATAAAAAAGCGGTGACTATTCTGCCTCAGGAGCAGCTTGAGCCACTTCTGGATAAACTGAGCGGTTTTGTGAAAGCTGATGAACGCATTCTCGTGCTTGCGCGTTATCACCATTTACGCCCGGCGATTTTAGAGAAGGCAGCAACCAAATGGCCGAATTTGCACATTGATTTCATGACGGTGCATGCCAGTAAAGGGCAGCAGGCGGAATATGTCATTATCGTGGGTATGCATGAAGGGAAGGACGGATTCCCAGCACCGGCAAGAGAGTCTGTGATTGAGACGGTGCTGTTACCTGAACCGGAGGACTTCCCCGATGCGGAAGAGCGGCGTTTGCTCTATGTGGCGTTGACGAGAGCGAAACATCGCGTGTGGTTGCTACAGGATGTGGCGAATCCATCGGTGTTTATTGAACATCTTCATCGTTTAGGTGTACCGACGCAGCGTAAGCCGGGGTAA
- a CDS encoding YccF domain-containing protein — MRTVLNILNFVLGGFFTTLAWLLATVVSVLLIFTLPLTRSCWEITKLSLLPYGNEAIHVDELRPDEKSAILSAGGSLLNIFWFIFFGWWLCLSHIITGIAQCITIIGIPVGIANFKIAAIALWPVGRRVVSVELAQAARENNARRHFR; from the coding sequence ATGCGTACTGTGTTGAATATCCTTAATTTCGTATTAGGTGGTTTTTTCACCACGTTAGCCTGGCTGCTGGCGACAGTCGTCAGCGTGTTGCTGATTTTTACTTTACCGCTAACGCGTTCATGCTGGGAAATCACCAAGCTGTCGCTCTTGCCTTATGGTAATGAAGCGATCCATGTTGATGAGCTACGTCCAGATGAAAAGAGCGCAATTCTCAGCGCTGGCGGATCGCTACTGAACATCTTCTGGTTCATTTTCTTTGGCTGGTGGCTTTGCCTGTCGCACATCATTACAGGCATCGCACAATGCATTACGATCATTGGCATTCCTGTTGGCATCGCCAATTTTAAAATTGCCGCCATCGCGCTGTGGCCAGTAGGGCGTCGCGTGGTTTCCGTCGAACTGGCGCAGGCAGCACGGGAAAACAATGCCCGCCGCCACTTTCGCTAA